Genomic DNA from Thermosipho ferrireducens:
TGAGAGAATTAAAGCAGTTGTAAGTATGAGTTTTTCATACGGTGTGGTAAACATTCCAGATGGTTTTGAGAGTGTAAAGCAGGCAATTGATAGAGCAGACAAGTTGATGTATCAGCAAAAGTTTATGAAAAAGTTTAAAAAGAGTAATTAAAAATTCATAGATTTTTTGATGAAATGATAGATACACTCTAATTTTTCAGTAAGTTTTTCTAAGGAGGAAGAATTGTCTATAATAAGGCCTTCGGGGAGAATATCACGTTGAGCAGATAATATTTTTTCAATAGTTGATACGGTAAGTCCTTTTCTTTTTAATCTTTCGATTATGACCTCTTTTTTTGCAATTACTGTTATAGTTAAATCACATTGAATTTTAAGACGCCTTTTTATCGCAGCTTCAACTATGTACAATTTTTCTTCTTTTGTTTTGATATTTAGTATTTGCAGCATTTTCGGATGTAGAATCTCTTCTAATTTCTTTAGTTTTTCTGGATCGTTGAACACAATATTTGAAATTTCTTTTCTTTCGAGAGTTCCAAATTCTTTTTTTATAGTTTCTTTTAGTTGACTAAATACATGATGACCAATTTCATCCATGTTTAAGTATTCAAATCCCTTTTTTTCAAAAAAAGATGAGACGGTGCTTTTTCCCGTCCCAATTTTTCCTGTTATACAAACTACAAATTTCAAAGTATTTTTTCCCCCAGCTCTCCTTTTTTAATGTGTTCATACTCTTTTTTAGTCATAACGGCAATACTTAAATTTTCTTCCAATCCGGATATTGTTTCTGCAAAAAATCCAAGTTTTTCTCTAATTCCTTTATCATCTTCAACTATAATAGTATATCTATTTTCTTTGAAGTAAATTTCAAGAGGATTGAAGATTTCTTTGATGTAATCTTTTATGGTTTTCATCAAATATCAGTCCTTTCAACCATTTTGATTATCTTGTTTCATATTGAATTTTTCAAAACCAGGTCTCCCCATAAGAGCATAAGTAATCTTTTTTCCAAGTTCAACTCCAGGTTGATCGTATGGATTTACGTTGAATAACTCGCCCGCAATTGCCGTTGCAAGCTCGTAATACATGAAAAACTCACCTACGTGAAATTCATTTATTTCTGGAAAAATGACCTTTAAAGATGGTCGACCATTTTTTGCCAGAGCTGATTCTGTTCCTGATAATTCGCTATTTAGTAATTGTGATAGGTATTTACCCTGAAGGTAATTAAGGGATTCTTCGTTATGAACATGAGGAATTTTTATATCTCTCTCAAATTTTTCTGTTTTTAGGAATGTTATTATTTTGTCATCTGGTCCTTCGTTATACAGCTGGATTTGTGAGTGTTGATCTACAGCTCCAAGAGCTTTTACAGGGGTTTGGCCAACATTTATAAGTTTTCCATCTTTTGAATACGCCTTTCCTAAGCTTTCAGCCCACAATTGTCTATACCAATCTGCAAGATAGTAGAGTTTATTGGAATATGCCATCATAACGGAAATATTTCTTCCATTTAGGTAATGTAAATAATGTATTAGAGCAATGAGAGCGCCTGGATTATTCCACAGAGATTCCTTTATGGTTCGATTATAAGCTGTACGCGCTCCATCGTAGAGTTCTTCTATATCTATGCCTGCAGCCATGGCGGAAACCAGTCCTACGCAGGTCAGAACACTGAATCTTCCCCCAACTTCAGGAGGTATGTCAAGAGTTCTTATATTTTCTGAAGTAGCGATTTTTCGCAATACACCTTTTTCTGGATCAGTTGTGAATATTATGTGTTTGTTTGGTTTTAAGCCATAACTTTCAAGCAATCCTCTTATTATGAGGTAGTTTGCCATAGCTTCTGCTGTGGAACCAGATTTTGAAATTACATTAAAAAGTGTTTTTCTAATGTCAATACGATCTAAAACTGATGCGACAAAATCTGGATCGACATTATCTATAACAAAAACTCTTAAAAATCCATTTCGTTCCTCTTTCGATCTATAATTCCAATCACTTGGGCGGAGAGTATTTTGTAAAGCAATGTTTCCAAGCGCTGATCCACCAATGCCTACTACAACTAAATTTTCAAAAGAGTGAACAAAATCTTTAATATCCAGAACAGAATCAATCCACTTTCTATTAAAAACAATGTTTACAAAACCAGGCCTTTCTTTATCTATTAAACTCAATATGTCATTAATTTTGTTTTCATAAGAGTTTATTTCTTCT
This window encodes:
- the coaE gene encoding dephospho-CoA kinase (Dephospho-CoA kinase (CoaE) performs the final step in coenzyme A biosynthesis.), whose translation is MKFVVCITGKIGTGKSTVSSFFEKKGFEYLNMDEIGHHVFSQLKETIKKEFGTLERKEISNIVFNDPEKLKKLEEILHPKMLQILNIKTKEEKLYIVEAAIKRRLKIQCDLTITVIAKKEVIIERLKRKGLTVSTIEKILSAQRDILPEGLIIDNSSSLEKLTEKLECIYHFIKKSMNF
- a CDS encoding glucose-6-phosphate isomerase (catalyzes the formation of D-fructose 6-phosphate from D-glucose 6-phosphate), producing the protein MLKFDFSNTLKENVTGGIKREEINSYENKINDILSLIDKERPGFVNIVFNRKWIDSVLDIKDFVHSFENLVVVGIGGSALGNIALQNTLRPSDWNYRSKEERNGFLRVFVIDNVDPDFVASVLDRIDIRKTLFNVISKSGSTAEAMANYLIIRGLLESYGLKPNKHIIFTTDPEKGVLRKIATSENIRTLDIPPEVGGRFSVLTCVGLVSAMAAGIDIEELYDGARTAYNRTIKESLWNNPGALIALIHYLHYLNGRNISVMMAYSNKLYYLADWYRQLWAESLGKAYSKDGKLINVGQTPVKALGAVDQHSQIQLYNEGPDDKIITFLKTEKFERDIKIPHVHNEESLNYLQGKYLSQLLNSELSGTESALAKNGRPSLKVIFPEINEFHVGEFFMYYELATAIAGELFNVNPYDQPGVELGKKITYALMGRPGFEKFNMKQDNQNG